The region TCACTAGCTGTAAACAATTCAGAGGCAAATACATTTTCATCTATCAATGAAGGATCTAATTCACCTTTAACGGAACGTTCTGCCAACTTTTGGGCGGCTCGTACTAATTCACGTCGTCCACCATAATTAGTACAAACATTAAAATGAATTCCTTTATTATTAGAAGTTGATTCAACTGATTCTTTTATTAATTCCTTTAATGCAACAGGTAATGGGTCAAGATCACCCAAGAAATTTAGTCTTACTTCTTCGAGCTTTAAATTAGTCAATTCACGCTTAAGAACACTTTCAAAAAGTGTCATTAAAAAATTCACTTCTTCATTAGGTCTGGACCAATTTTCAGTTGAGAAAGCATAAACAGTTAAGGCTCCAATACCCCAATTAGTACATAAATGCAAAGTAGTTTTTAAAGCCTCAACCCCAGCCGTATGTCCCATTGTCCTAGGTAACCCCTTCGCTTTCGCCCACCTTCCATTCCCATCCATAATCACAGCAATGTGATTGGGCATACGAAGACGATCCAAATCTTTAGGTAATGGGAATACCTTTCTAGAATTATCAGTGCTTATTACAGAAGGGTAAGTCAATTCAAAGACTCCTTGCTGTCATTAATTTTCCCAAGATTAACTCTAGATTGAGCAACTTTAGTTTCAATATTAGAGGAAGTTGTTTTCAATGAAGAATTAATGCTAGAGGACTTGGATCCAGATGCATTGGAAGGATCCAACAATTCTTTCAAAAGGTCAAGTAATCGGCTGCTTGTAATGGGTCTTTCTAGTCTTCCTTGACTAGCTAAGGATAAGGTACCTGATTCTTCTGAAACAACAACACAAATACATCGATCAAATCGTTCAGTTATTCCAAGAGCTGCCAAATGTCTAGTTCCGTATCTGCTAATTCCTTGCCTTGAAAGAGGCAAAATCACCCCTGCTGAAATAATTCTATTTCCCTTTACTAAAACAGCTCCATCATGAAGAGGAGTGTCAGCTGCAAAAAGATTTAATAACAATTCAGAGGATAATTGAGCATCAATTGGAACCCCAGGGAAAAGGAAATCTTCAGGGCGCAAGTCACTCCCCATATCAACAACAATTAAAGCTCCTTTTCTATTTTGTGATAAGCGGCCAGCGGCTTCAGTTAATTGAGCGAAAGTATTAGAACTTGCCCTAAATTCATTTTGAGTATTTCCAAGAATCACAGCCAATCGTCCAGTTCCTAATAACTCCATCAACCTTCTTAATTCCCCTTGCCATAAAATTGCTAAAGATAATGAACAGGCCAAAACTAAGGCGTCGACAAGCTTTGAAGTAATTGGTAAGTTTGCAAACCTTTGAACAAACCACGCTAATGAAACCAAAAAGAGATAGCCTCTCAAAAGCCATAATGTTCTTTGTTCTTTAACTCTTGTAAAAAGAAGCACTCCAAGTGAAGAAGCGAACAAGACATCAAGGAGAACACGCAGGTTTATAAGCCACCAGAAATTCACTCCTACACCCCAACGTTATTTCAACTTACCTAATTCTTGGGAATAAAGCGATCAGGTAATACATCTAATTGCAATAGATCCTCAGGAAGTTCTCTCCTTTGAGTCAACTCGGACGAACCTTTCCCAACCAAAATTGTCGCAGGTCTAGGTATTCTGTTGTAATTGGAACTCATTGAATAGTTATATGCACCTGTTCCAAACACAGCAAGAAACTCTCCACTTTCACAAGACGGAAGGAGAAAATCTTTCAACAAAACATCTCCAGATTCACAATGCTTGCCAGCGATAGTAACTTTTTCGAAATTTGTATTTAATGGTTTATCAACTAAACAAGCACTGTATAAAGACTGATAAGTTATTGGACGTGGATTATCACTCATCCCTCCATCAATAGATAAATAAGTTCTAACACCAGGAACAACTTTCTTAGCTCCAATCTTGTAGATAGTAAGCCCGGAATTAGCGACAAGAGATCTGCCAGGTTCACACATCAATCTTGGCAAATCTAGATTTCTTTCCCTAAAGGCCTTAACAACAGCATTAGAAATAACTTCAACCCATTTTTCAATAGAAGGAGGTTTATCTTCTTGAACATATTTGATCCCTAGGCCACCTCCTACATTTAGGTCAACTATTGGGTGACCAATTTCCTGAGCAAGCACAAACGCATCAGCCATAACACCAGCAAGATCAATATGAGGTTGAACCTCAAAAATTTGAGACCCTATATGTGCATGTAAACCAGATAAATTAGCCCAGTTATATGTTTTTAATTCTTCTAAAACTGACTTAAGCTCATCAGGATCAAAACCAAATTTACTATCTAAATGTCCAGTCCTAATATATTCATGTGTATGACATTCAATGCCAGGAGTAAACCTCAACATTAGCTTTGCTGGTTTGTTATCAGAAGCAATATTTTTCAGCAACTCAATATCGTGATAATTATCTAAAACAATCGTCACATTATTTTTGTAGGCAAAATTCAATTCATCATGAGACTTGTTATTTCCATGAAAAACAATATCTTTGCCTTTTACACCACCCTTTAAGGCAGTAAGTAATTCACCTTCTGAAACTGCATCAAGTCCAAACCCCTCAGAAGCAATAACTGCACAAATAGCTAGTGAGCTATTTGCTTTTGAAGCATATAGAGGAAGTGATTTTCCTGGGTAATGTTTTTTCAAAGAAGAAATATAAGTTTTGCATGCAGTCCTAAGTGAAAACTCATCAAGAACATATAAAGGTGTGCCATATTTTTTTGCGAGTTCGCTAAGTTGACATCCCCCAACAACTAATTTTTTATTCTCATTAATTTCTGAAGTTATAGGAGCTATATTTCGATTGGGACTATCAATATCCACATTGGGTTCAAAAGCTTTTGATCCGTGCATAAAAAGTTTTACTTTAATATTTAACCAATCTAGAGATCAATGCACCAATTAGTATTCTTTTTAAAAAATAGGGATCTATTAATTAATAGTTGGATATGAAACTCACAATAATTCAACTTGGGATTATGCATTTAAATGATTGCGTGGATCTTGACCAAAAATCATTAAATGGTCTTTGGACAAAATCTCAGTGGGAAAGAGAACTTACTGACCCTAATAGGATTTGTATAGGAATAATCGAATTGGAAACTAAAAAACTTTTGGGCCTTTGTTCCGCCTGGTTAGTAATAGAAGAATTACACATAACTTTTATAGCTGTTCATCCCTTACATCAAAGAAGAGGGTTAGGAAAATTTCTCTTGACAGACTTAATCAAACGTTCAAAATCACTTCAAACAAATCACATACATCTAGAAGTTAAAGAAAATAACGAGCCAGCTAAAGCTTTTTACAAATCCATGGGCTTCAAAAGAGTAGGTAATAGAACTAATTTTTACAAAGATGGTAGTGATGCTCTTATTCTCAAAAAAGAAAACAATAAGAAATCAAAAAATCAATAATTAAGTACGGTTTACCGAAATTAAAAAACAAATAAATTAGGACATTCTTTGCATCAATTAATACTTTTGATTATTTTTCAACGAACACTTAATATTTACCCTTTATAAAAAAAAACTTAACCGTACACATTTCACACTTAACCCTGATAAATTAGTGTGAATAGTCAATGGTAAAAGTTAAATGTTCGAGAGGTTTACAGAAAAGGCTATAAAAGTGATCATGCTTGCTCAAGAAGAGGCAAGGAGACTTGGGCATAATTTTGTTGGAACAGAGCAAATCCTCTTGGGGCTAATAGGAGAAGGAACTGGTGTGGCTGCTAAAGTTCTTAAATCATTAGGAGTAAACCTCAAAGACTCAAGAGTTGAAGTTGAAAAAATAATAGGAAGAGGTTCAGGATTCGTCGCTGTAGAAATCCCCTTCACACCAAGAGCTAAAAGAGTCCTTGAACTTTCATTAGAAGAAGCCCGTCAACTAGGTCACAATTACATTGGCACCGAACATCTATTACTTGGTCTAATTAGAGAAGGGGAGGGAGTAGCTGCAAGAGTTCTTGAAAATTTAGGAGTTGACCTGACAAAAGTCAGGACACAAGTTGTAAGAATGCTTGGTGAAACTGCTGAAGTTACAACAGGGTCTGGATCGTCTAAAGGGTCAGCCAAAACGGCAACATTAGACGAATTCGGAACAAACCTTACTCAATTAGCTAGTGAATCAAAGCTTGATCCAGTCGTTGGAAGACATTCAGAGATTGATCGTGTAATTCAAATTTTAGGAAGAAGAACAAAAAATAATCCTGTTTTAATAGGAGAACCTGGAGTTGGGAAAACAGCAATAGCGGAAGGACTTGCGCAGAGAATTCAACAGGGAAACATTCCTGACATACTCGAAGAAAAAAGAGTATTAACTCTTGATATTGGTTTACTTGTTGCTGGAACTAAATATAGAGGTGAATTTGAAGAAAGATTAAAAAAAATAATGGAAGAAATCAAATCGGCTGGAAACGTAATTCTGGTTATTGATGAAGTTCACACATTAATAGGAGCAGGCGCTGCAGAAGGCGCAATTGACGCTGCAAACATATTAAAACCAGCTTTAGCCAGAGGTGAACTCCAATGTATTGGAGCTACAACTCTAGATGAGTATAGAAAGCATATTGAAAGAGATGCTGCACTAGAGAGAAGATTCCAACCTGTAATGATTGGAGAACCTTCAATCAAAGATACGATCGAAATACTTAAAGGATTAAGAGAGAGATATGAGCAACATCACAGATTAAAGATTACTGATGAAGCTCTTGATGCTGCTGCGAATCTTGGGGATAGATATATCTCAGATCGTTTTTTACCTGATAAAGCAATAGACCTAATAGACGAAGCAGGAAGCCGAGTCAGATTACTAAACTCCAAATTACCTCCAGAGGCGAAAGAAGTCGATAAAGAATTAAGGAAAATACAAAAGAGTAAAGAAGAAGCAGTAAGAGATCAAAATTTCACCCAGGCAGGAGAGCTTAGAGAAAAAGAAGTTGAACTCAGAGATAAAATTAGAAATCTTTTACAAAATATAAGACAAAAAACCTCATCAAATGAAAATCCCGATCCTAATAATACTAAAGATAAAAACATTGAAACCCCTGATAAAGTTGTTGATCATTCTGATGAATTAAAAGTATCTCAACCTGTAGTTAATGAAGAAGATATTGCTCATATAGTTGCCTCATGGACTGGCGTTCCTGTCCAGAAATTAACTGAAAGTGAATCAGTCAAACTTCTAAATATGGAAGACACGTTGCATCAAAGACTGATTGGTCAAGACGAAGCAGTTAAAGCTGTTTCGAAAGCAATAAGAAGAGCAAGAGTTGGCCTTAAGAATCCAAATAGACCAATTGCTAGTTTTATTTTTTCTGGTCCAACGGGAGTCGGGAAAACTGAACTTACAAAGGCTCTAGCGGCATACTTCTTTGGTAGTGAAGAAGCAATGATACGGCTAGATATGTCTGAATTTATGGAAAGACATACTGTTAGTAAATTGATAGGTTCTCCACCTGGATATGTAGGTTTCAATGAAGGTGGACAACTAACAGAGGCTGTAAGAAGAAGACCCTACACAGTAGTTTTGTTCGATGAAATTGAAAAAGCTCATCCAGATGTGTTTAATCTACTCCTTCAACTATTAGAGGAAGGAAGGTTAACCGATTCAAAAGGAAGAACTGTTGATTTCAAAAACACTTTAATAATAATGACTTCTAATATTGGATCTAAAGTTATAGAAAAAGGTGGAGGAGGATTGGGATTTGAATTCTCAGGCGAGAATTTAGAAGATAGTCAATACAATCGAATTAAATCATTAGTAAATGAAGAATTAAAGCAATACTTCCGCCCTGAATTTCTTAATAGATTAGATGAAATAATTG is a window of Prochlorococcus marinus str. MIT 0917 DNA encoding:
- a CDS encoding isoprenyl transferase; this translates as MTYPSVISTDNSRKVFPLPKDLDRLRMPNHIAVIMDGNGRWAKAKGLPRTMGHTAGVEALKTTLHLCTNWGIGALTVYAFSTENWSRPNEEVNFLMTLFESVLKRELTNLKLEEVRLNFLGDLDPLPVALKELIKESVESTSNNKGIHFNVCTNYGGRRELVRAAQKLAERSVKGELDPSLIDENVFASELFTASEVDPDLLIRTSGEKRISNFLLWQLAYAEIHVTDVLWPDFNADTLANALLDYQSRRRRFGGV
- the cdaA gene encoding diadenylate cyclase CdaA, producing the protein MNFWWLINLRVLLDVLFASSLGVLLFTRVKEQRTLWLLRGYLFLVSLAWFVQRFANLPITSKLVDALVLACSLSLAILWQGELRRLMELLGTGRLAVILGNTQNEFRASSNTFAQLTEAAGRLSQNRKGALIVVDMGSDLRPEDFLFPGVPIDAQLSSELLLNLFAADTPLHDGAVLVKGNRIISAGVILPLSRQGISRYGTRHLAALGITERFDRCICVVVSEESGTLSLASQGRLERPITSSRLLDLLKELLDPSNASGSKSSSINSSLKTTSSNIETKVAQSRVNLGKINDSKESLN
- the lysA gene encoding diaminopimelate decarboxylase, which encodes MHGSKAFEPNVDIDSPNRNIAPITSEINENKKLVVGGCQLSELAKKYGTPLYVLDEFSLRTACKTYISSLKKHYPGKSLPLYASKANSSLAICAVIASEGFGLDAVSEGELLTALKGGVKGKDIVFHGNNKSHDELNFAYKNNVTIVLDNYHDIELLKNIASDNKPAKLMLRFTPGIECHTHEYIRTGHLDSKFGFDPDELKSVLEELKTYNWANLSGLHAHIGSQIFEVQPHIDLAGVMADAFVLAQEIGHPIVDLNVGGGLGIKYVQEDKPPSIEKWVEVISNAVVKAFRERNLDLPRLMCEPGRSLVANSGLTIYKIGAKKVVPGVRTYLSIDGGMSDNPRPITYQSLYSACLVDKPLNTNFEKVTIAGKHCESGDVLLKDFLLPSCESGEFLAVFGTGAYNYSMSSNYNRIPRPATILVGKGSSELTQRRELPEDLLQLDVLPDRFIPKN
- the rimI gene encoding ribosomal protein S18-alanine N-acetyltransferase — encoded protein: MKLTIIQLGIMHLNDCVDLDQKSLNGLWTKSQWERELTDPNRICIGIIELETKKLLGLCSAWLVIEELHITFIAVHPLHQRRGLGKFLLTDLIKRSKSLQTNHIHLEVKENNEPAKAFYKSMGFKRVGNRTNFYKDGSDALILKKENNKKSKNQ
- a CDS encoding ATP-dependent Clp protease ATP-binding subunit codes for the protein MFERFTEKAIKVIMLAQEEARRLGHNFVGTEQILLGLIGEGTGVAAKVLKSLGVNLKDSRVEVEKIIGRGSGFVAVEIPFTPRAKRVLELSLEEARQLGHNYIGTEHLLLGLIREGEGVAARVLENLGVDLTKVRTQVVRMLGETAEVTTGSGSSKGSAKTATLDEFGTNLTQLASESKLDPVVGRHSEIDRVIQILGRRTKNNPVLIGEPGVGKTAIAEGLAQRIQQGNIPDILEEKRVLTLDIGLLVAGTKYRGEFEERLKKIMEEIKSAGNVILVIDEVHTLIGAGAAEGAIDAANILKPALARGELQCIGATTLDEYRKHIERDAALERRFQPVMIGEPSIKDTIEILKGLRERYEQHHRLKITDEALDAAANLGDRYISDRFLPDKAIDLIDEAGSRVRLLNSKLPPEAKEVDKELRKIQKSKEEAVRDQNFTQAGELREKEVELRDKIRNLLQNIRQKTSSNENPDPNNTKDKNIETPDKVVDHSDELKVSQPVVNEEDIAHIVASWTGVPVQKLTESESVKLLNMEDTLHQRLIGQDEAVKAVSKAIRRARVGLKNPNRPIASFIFSGPTGVGKTELTKALAAYFFGSEEAMIRLDMSEFMERHTVSKLIGSPPGYVGFNEGGQLTEAVRRRPYTVVLFDEIEKAHPDVFNLLLQLLEEGRLTDSKGRTVDFKNTLIIMTSNIGSKVIEKGGGGLGFEFSGENLEDSQYNRIKSLVNEELKQYFRPEFLNRLDEIIVFRQLSRNEVKDIAEIMLKEVFLRIKEKGISLTVSDDFKERLVEEGYNPSYGARPLRRAVMRLLEDSLAEEVLSGRIKDGDKAEVDIDESKKVIVKHLGKDSSTPELASAAV